The following proteins are encoded in a genomic region of Arachis stenosperma cultivar V10309 chromosome 4, arast.V10309.gnm1.PFL2, whole genome shotgun sequence:
- the LOC130974070 gene encoding uncharacterized protein LOC130974070, whose protein sequence is MFIATRTSRKRKEVDQETQDAIEDFQNWQAAGETDEEAFESLFGKDLPGRVRCYGRSVTRSDLKKHAEISELKQQHQEQVTSLKAELGDMKAKQQHQDSKQQHQEVELHGLRNMIKLLVQRSKPGMRLEEIEALLQNTQHSPIDANSAHGSTHIPNIDMANSEDVSED, encoded by the exons ATGTTCATTGCTACTCGAACAAGTCGGAAAAGGAAGGAAGTTGATCAGGAAACACAAGATGCAATT GAAGACTTCCAAAATTGGCAAGCTGCTGGTGAAACAGATGAGGAAgcttttgaatctttatttggAAAAGACCTACCAGGTCGGGTTAGGTGCTATGGAAGATCTGTTACACGAAGTGATTTAAAAAAGCATGCAGAAATTTCTGAACTCAAGCAACAGCACCAAGAGCAAGTCACATCTTTGAAAGCTGAACTTGGAGACATGAAGGCCAAACAACAGCACCAAGATTCCAAACAGCAACATCAAGAGGTTGAGCTTCATGGATTGCGAAACATGATTAAGTTACTAGTTCAGCGATCTAAACCTGGAATGAGGCTGGAAGAAATTGAGGCTTTGTTACAAAACACCCAACACTCTCCAATTGATGCAAATAGCGCTCATGGATCAACTCATATTCCAAACATAGATATG GCTAATTCTGAAGATGTGAGTGAAGATTGA